Within the Eucalyptus grandis isolate ANBG69807.140 chromosome 1, ASM1654582v1, whole genome shotgun sequence genome, the region ACTCGTCCACGTACAGGCTATTGCGACCATGACCATGAAGACCACTTCCTTGACCAGTTGGCTagtcggaggaggaagacgTGGGTCGAGCATATCCTATAGTGGCACATTTGAGTCTTTGAATAATGTCGACATTTGTGTCATTtgtagggaagagagaagattcCTGGATGCTTCCCCATCATTCTCTAGCATTGGTACTTTTACTGTTGACTCTGTTTCATTAAAGAAGAATGAATCTATGTTTTGATCACAACCTCAAGTTGCctacaaattccaaatttttgagATACTGTTAATACAGACCACTTTTCAAAATCTGTACTTGCTCTTCCTAAAAGTCTTGTTAGAATTATTGGATGAATCCAAATGTAATATGTCAATTAAAGCTATTTGATCAACCCAAGATACAGTACGGGGGCAACGTATTGATTAGATTTGATCATGTGGCTTACCAGGAACCTTGTAGCCATAAGATCCAGCCACCGGATCAATTCGACGAATCCGAATTCAAGAGCCTCACCGTCCCAAAAACCAAAAGTCGAGGCTCGAAGTCCGACTCGAGCAAGATGTTGTTCAACATCATGTCCCGATGGACAATAGGCAGTGAGCAATCGTGATGCAAGTAGGCGATCGCGGGAGCCACGCATTGAACAATCTTCACTCTCTTGACACAAGTCCAATTTAACTGCTCCTCTTCCTCCATGCAAGACCTTTGCCAAAGTTCAGAAAAAATTGGATGATGTCCCTGCGGTTAACCACCACTTTTTTTACCGTGACGATATGGCCGCTGGCCTATTCGGCCTTGTAAACACGAATCCGCGTTTTCCGATGCAGTACTCTTCACTGAAGCCGTTGGTGGCCTTGGCAATATCGTTGAATGCAAACTTCATTCCCCTTTCCCATATGATTTCACGTCACTTCATAAGATTTCTTATCTCTTCATCGAGATGCTTGTTTCACCGCCAAAAGCAAAATCGAGCAATAAGAGTCGAGAAGTAGTAAGCAGCAAACGCAACAATCACATTAATCAGAACCTTTCTCCGATGGTCGGTCGATTTCTCTCGACCCACATGGAGACATTCCGTCACGTTTCCTCACAAGCCCGGATTTGCAATAAAAGCACTTCCTAGTTATTGTTGGAAGGCGACCACCGGAAACCAGGCTGCGCTGTCGGCTTGTTGTACAAGAAGCCATGAAGCTTAAACTGCTCATGCGGGTGAGTAGGCACAGGATCATACCCGACAAATTGTTATaagaaatattgagattttccaatttagtgagcTTTGCTAAATTGGAAGGAATCGATCCTACTAGTGAATTGTGGCTTAGGTCTAGTGGTTTTGTAGCGTGAACGAGTTTCCCAGCTCAGTGACATGACACCCAATAGattgttgttgctcaagttcaagCTCAGTAAATTCTCGCAATTTGCTAACTCTTTTAGTACAATCCATAGAGAGGGATGTATTGTCGTATTGTGGTTTATGAAAGATTATGCCACGTTGATAGCTTTAGATGTTAGTCCAAATTCGAAATATCGGGTCAAAGTTTGGCATTTTATTGGCCATTTGGCATTTCATTTGTAACTCATGAATTCCCtgctcataaaaaaattaataaattagaGAATTCTACAAGCCTCGTATAAACATGTAGCATGCTTATCAAATTCCACAAAACCACTGCACCAGATTCCTGTCACACCTTTTATTCTCTTATTCTCAGCAAAGACAAGAACAACACTCACCAGCCCAACATGCTTAGCTCCAAACAGAGTGACTCAAACTCTTCTTGTCTCCTTTTCAGTTTAGCACAACCAGACATATTTAACACATTACATAAACCATACAAGATAGCGAAGAGATCGGCTCAGTAGGCATCAGGGTTTGCCACGAGATAAGCCTGGATGGCCCCGACCATCGCAGTCACCTTCTGTTTCCCGGCTTTGATCTCGTTCTCGGGACGTCCACGTCGCCATTGGTGAAGTAACTGTTCGTGCACTTCAACACCGAGCCTACCAAAGGCAACGCGGTGATCTTCACCTGATAGCTGATTTTCTCAAAGGTGGTGCCCAGCACTTCGCCCTCAATGATTGAGTAGCAGTAGGTGAAGTTCTCCCTGTCCAGGGCCTCGACCTTGTGCTTCTCTGTCTTGTTCTGGCTGCCTATAAATGTAACAAAAAGTCACATTCACATTTAGAACTCGCAGGTTTCAATATCACGAGCACCAATCTTCATGGTGTCCATCAGGCCGCTTAGGAATTAACCCAATTGTTCCGACTGCAATCCAATACAATTGACTTAGACATAGCCTGACTTTGCCCAATCAAAATCGTGTCACATAATCACTCGTGTAAAGTTAAACGGTTAGAAACATCTTAAGTAACCGAGTCATATTTCTATCTTTCTCCATATTCATTATAGTGTTCCATAAGGTTGAAGCCCCTTGATTCGAGTGATCCTAAGTTCCTAAAACGGATGGACTAACCTTGGCCAAAGCCATCAACTTGATGGTCTCGGGACCTCCATCGCCCTCGAGGACTTCAACGCTCTTGACGGCAGCGGAGGACCATGGGGAGGTTATCAGCATCGAGGATAGCGGTGAACATCCTGGCCGGGGGAATGGGGGACAGGATATCGAAGTGAAAACTGATGACACCCATGACTGGATCTAACAGAGTTGCTGAAACGAAGGGGTGATGATGGAGTAGTGATGAAGTTGGTCTCTCGGGACTTGGGAGTGAAGAGTAGAGGCTGAATTGAAGTTGATATATAGAGAGGGGGACTTGAGTGTGAAGGGTTCTGATCACTGCATATTTCTTCTTACTAAGATGCATTatattttgcggaaaataaataatttagaaaatattttctaaaaataatcactaaatTTAGATAGTGTTCCGAGCATAAGTTATTTGGTGAGTGTGCTGCATGttctaaattgatctaaattactaaatttaatGGGCTCAGCTAGAATTAAAAGTGTAGATTCCCTTAATATAAATACAACACTACCTCATTTTCAAGTCTTCGTCAAAATTGTGTTGTATATAAATATGACCCTAGCTCATCTCCGAGTCTTTATCAAACGTGTATTGTATGtcctaaattgatctaaatcgCTAATCTAACAGGTTCACGTGGGATCCATGTGGAACTCACTCTAATTAAAGTCTAGATTCTCCTTGATATAAATACGATGCTATGTCATTTCTAAGTTTTCATCAAAATTGTGTTGTATATACTAAGTTAATCTAAATCGCTAAATTTGATGGGTTCATGTGGGATCCGTAGGAAACTcactaaattaaaagttcaggtcaacttaatata harbors:
- the LOC120295006 gene encoding major allergen Pru av 1-like; this translates as MLITSPWSSAAVKSVEVLEGDGGPETIKLMALAKSEQLGSQNKTEKHKVEALDRENFTYCYSIIEGEVLGTTFEKISYQVKITALPLVGSVLKCTNSYFTNGDVDVPRTRSKPGNRR